The DNA region AGAGAAAAGACGGTGGACACCTACGAACGCCCGGAGGTGTACCAAGAGAGCCTCACCGATCATCTTCTGAGCCAGCTGCACATGACGGAGCTGGAAGCCGAGGACATCTCCATCGGAGAATATATCATCTGGAACATCAACAGCGTCGGCTATCTAAGCATGGATGTGGACACCATCGCGGAAAACCTGCAGGTCGAGTCGGAGAAAGTGGAGAACGTGCTGGCCGTGATTCAACGGCTGGATCCGGTGGGCATCGGCGCCCGCAACCTGCAGGAGTGTCTGCTCATTCAGTTGTTGGAGGAAAAGCCGGTCCATACGGCGGCGGTGACGATTCTGCGCGATCATTTTGAGGATTTCAAAAACAAACGGTTTGAAAAAATCGCTAAACTGATGGAGCTGGATCTGGAGACCATCAAGGAGATCATCGCACACATCACCAAGCTGAACCCCAAACCGGGCGAGGGGTATGCCGCCTTTGTCGACAATTATGTGATCCCCGATCTGGAGGTGCGCAACGAGAACGGCGAATTCAAAGTCTATATGCACGACTGGAACATTCCGCAGCTGCGCATCAACAACGAGTATCGCAAGATGATGCTCGACCGGAAAAAGACCAGCAAGGAGACGCGCGAGTACATCAAGAGCCGCCTGGAATCCGCCCGCTGGCTGATCAACTCGATTCACCAACGGCGCGCCACCATTCTGCGCGTGATGCAGACCATTATCGAGAAGCAGCGCGAATTTTTCGAATTCGGTTCCGAGCACATCAAACCGATGATCCTCAAGGATATCGCCGATGAGATCGGCATGGATATTTCCACCGTCAGCCGGGTGACCAACGGCAAATATGTGCAGACGGAATGGGGC from bacterium includes:
- the rpoN gene encoding RNA polymerase factor sigma-54 — translated: REKTVDTYERPEVYQESLTDHLLSQLHMTELEAEDISIGEYIIWNINSVGYLSMDVDTIAENLQVESEKVENVLAVIQRLDPVGIGARNLQECLLIQLLEEKPVHTAAVTILRDHFEDFKNKRFEKIAKLMELDLETIKEIIAHITKLNPKPGEGYAAFVDNYVIPDLEVRNENGEFKVYMHDWNIPQLRINNEYRKMMLDRKKTSKETREYIKSRLESARWLINSIHQRRATILRVMQTIIEKQREFFEFGSEHIKPMILKDIADEIGMDISTVSRVTNGKYVQTEWGVFELKYFFSEKIKSDEGDDVSNKMIKNLIKEIIATEPDKKPFNDQKIAALLKAKGYNVARRTVAKYREQMMIPVSRLRRRI